One window from the genome of Pyrus communis chromosome 16, drPyrComm1.1, whole genome shotgun sequence encodes:
- the LOC137721306 gene encoding receptor-like protein EIX2, with protein MEGDGIRCLNKLFRALMVVVILLQCVVNPSLSLGFNNISSAGVTRCFEREREALLAFKLGLVDDYNLLSSWGREEQKQDCCKWVGVHCSNRTNHVTQLDLGWYFLNEAYSLQQKGQQEYPIYYFQGKMMSPKLIELQHLKYLALSSVNFTGTQLPYFIGSLSNLRHLDLWSASFGGRFPSQVGNLTRLQYLDLSSNHFANVENMNLWLPHLSALTYLDLSYNNLSNVPDWLEVVNKLPKLTNLSLSYCSLPSPLIHSSTLFNINSSRSLAHVDLNYNQLTSSIILWLSKYNASLVHLDLTSNLTSNNFANVENLISWLPHLSALTYLDLSYNNLSNVPDWLEIVSKLPKLTNLTLRGCGLPVIHSSTLFNINSSKSFAHVDLSSNQLTSSIFLWLSKYNASLVHLDVSYNQLTGLFPDVIGNMSSLAYLDLSSNQFEGVISESHFSGLSRLRSLSLSSTSLTLNFHSTWVPPFQLDYIILGSCKMGPHFPNWLRTQKSYWRLDISNAGISDILPSWFWERLSHAPEIGYVDLSNNQIRGTIPNSQINFVCFSRQLNLSWNQLEGEVPPFLLKASSSLFLSHNKFSGLFPINASNLRLLDLSSNQLRGELPDYWTHFKNLIVLDLSDNLLLGRIPATMGSLSSIQTLNLNNNGLVGELPSSLKNCTSLVVFDVGENKLSGLIPEWLGVGLPNLTILILRSNHFYGSIPSQLCNMRSIQILDFSMNNISGNIPKCVNNLTNLALRGSSSLTITHLFKVTTNGTAIGVFFYEDEASLIWNGIMSKYKSTLGLVKSIHLSSNRLTGEIPSEVTDLVGLVSLNLSRNNLTGQITSKIGKLQSLDLLDLSNNQIHGTIPTSLIGISSLGKLDLSNNNLSGKIPIGSQLQPYDTSVFAGNPLLCGIPLEHMCSPKETTLKEKPVVENQDEDNDGFITPGFYVTLGLGFVIGFWGVCGSLIFNRSWRYTYFKLLNGLNDWLYVRVTLFRQRRMLD; from the coding sequence ATGGAGGGTGACGGAATCAGGTGCTTGAACAAACTCTTTCGTGCTTTAATGGTGGTGGTAATTTTACTACAATGTGTTGTCAACCCTTCCCTTTCCCTTGGATTCAATAATATTTCTTCAGCAGGAGTGACGAGGTGCTTTGAGAGGGAAAGAGAAGCACTCCTTGCTTTCAAACTGGGCCTCGTGGATGACTACAATCTCCTCTCTTCGTGGGGAAGAGAAGAACAGAAGCAAGATTGTTGCAAATGGGTAGGCGTCCACTGCAGCAACCGAACCAACCATGTTACTCAACTTGATCTTGGGTGGTATTTTTTGAATGAAGCTTACTCACTTCAACAGAAAGGACAGCAGGAGTATCCCATATATTATTTTCAAGGTAAAATGATGAGTCCTAAACTAATTGAGTTGCAGCATTTGAAATATTTGGCCCTTTCTTCTGTTAACTTCACTGGGACCCAACTTCCATATTTCATTGGTTCTCTTTCCAATTTAAGACACCTCGATCTCTGGTCTGCTTCTTTTGGTGGTCGATTTCCAAGCCAGGTCGGAAACCTTACACGCTTGCAATATCTTGATCTCAGCTCCAATCACTTTGCTAATGTAGAAAACATGAATTTATGGCTGCCTCATCTTTCTGCTTTAACATATTTGGACCTGAGTTACAATAATCTCAGTAACGTTCCTGACTGGCTGGAAGTAGTTAATAAGCTCCCTAAACTTACAAACTTGTCTCTGTCTTATTGcagtcttccttctcctctaaTTCATTCCAGTActctttttaacataaattcttCCAGATCTCTTGCTCATGTTGACCTCAATTACAACCAACTCACTTCTTCCATAATTCTTTGGTTGTCCAAATACAATGCCAGCCTTGTTCATCTTGATCTCACATCCAATCTCACATCCAATAACTTTGCTAATGTAGAAAATCTGATTTCATGGCTGCCTCATCTTTCTGCTTTAACATATTTGGACCTGAGTTACAATAATCTCAGTAATGTTCCTGACTGGCTGGAAATAGTTAGTAAGCTCCCTAAACTTACAAACTTGACATTACGGGGGTGTGGTCTTCCTGTAATCCATTCCAGTActctttttaacataaattcttCAAAATCTTTTGCTCATGTTGACCTCAGTTCCAACCAACTCACTTCTTCCATATTTCTTTGGTTGTCCAAATACAATGCCAGCCTTGTTCATCTTGACGTCTCTTACAACCAGTTAACTGGCTTATTTCCCGATGTCATTGGAAACATGAGCTCTCTTGCATATCTAGATCTCTCTTCTAACCAATTTGAAGGGGTGATTTCAGAAAGTCATTTCTCGGGTCTCTCCAGATTAAGATCTTTGTCTCTGTCCTCTACCTCCCTAACTTTAAACTTCCATTCTACATGGGTTCCTCCCTTCCAATTGGATTATATAATCTTGGGGTCTTGCAAGATGGGTCCACATTTTCCAAATTGGCTTCGAACTCAGAAAAGTTATTGGAGGCTTGATATTTCTAATGCAGGAATTTCTGATATCCTTCCAAGTTGGTTTTGGGAAAGGCTGTCTCATGCTCCTGAAATTGGTTATGTAGATCTCTCCAACAACCAAATTAGAGGAACAATTCCAAACTCGCAGATCAATTTTGTATGTTTCTCTCGTCAACTAAATTTGAGTTGGAACCAATTGGAAGGTGAAGTCCCTCCATTCCTATTGAAAGCCTcgtcatctctctttctctcccacaATAAGTTTTCAGGGTTGTTTCCAATTAACGCAAGTAATTTAAGATTGCTTGATCTCTCGAGCAACCAGTTACGTGGAGAACTTCCGGATTACTGGACtcatttcaaaaatcttataGTTCTTGATTTGAGTGACAACCTTTTATTGGGGAGAATTCCTGCCACAATGGGCTCTTTATcttcaattcaaacattgaaCCTAAACAATAATGGACTTGTGGGAGAATTGCCTTCATCTTTGAAGAACTGTACAAGTCTCGTGGTTTTTGATGTTGGAGAAAATAAATTATCAGGTTTGATACCTGAATGGTTAGGGGTTGGACTTCCAAATTTGACTATTCTTATCCTCCGTTCTAATCACTTCTATGGAAGCATTCCATCACAATTGTGTAATATGAGAAGCATTCAAATTCTGGATTTCTCAATGAATAACATCTCCGGAAATATACCCAAATGTGTCAACAATTTGACTAATTTGGCTCTAAGAGGAAGTTCAAGTCTAACTATCACTCACCTATTTAAGGTAACCACCAATGGTACTGCTAtcggtgtttttttttatgaagacGAAGCATCCTTGATATGGAATGGAATAATGTCCAAATACAAAAGTACTCTGGGGCTCGTAAAGAGTATCCATCTGTCAAGTAATCGATTAACGGGGGAGATTCCTAGTGAAGTCACTGATCTTGTGGGGCTGGTTTCTTTAAACCTATCAAGAAACAACTTAACAGGTCAAATAACTTCAAAAATAGGGAAGTTGCAGTCTttagatttgcttgatttgtcaAACAACCAAATACATGGTACAATTCCAACAAGTCTCATTGGAATATCTAGCCTTGGTAAGTTGGACTTGTCCAACAACAACCTGTCTGGAAAAATTCCCATCGGGTCTCAACTACAACCCTATGACACCTCTGTTTTTGCCGGAAATCCTCTCCTTTGTGGAATTCCACTTGAACATATGTGCTCTCCTAAGGAAACAACCCTGAAGGAGAAACCGGTGGTTGAAAATCAAGATGAAGATAATGACGGGTTTATAACACCTGGATTTTACGTGACTTTGGGGCTTGGATTTGTCATTGGATTCTGGGGAGTTTGTGGGAGTTTGATATTCAACCGGTCATGGAGATACACGTACTTCAAGCTCTTGAATGGTTTAAATGATTGGCTTTATGTCAGGGTGACATTGTTCAGGCAACGAAGAATGCTCGATTAA